The genomic DNA CAGACTTCACCTGCGCATCAATTCGCACGCCCGTTTCAATAAATTCGCCCAAAGCGACCTGACGTTCGATTATAATAATCGCGCCGATTTTCTTTTCTGAAAGCTCATTAACAGCGGTGATGATTTCTTCGACGGTTTGTGAAAGCTGTCTCTGCCCCGAAGTGCCGAATTTTCCGCCGGTCTCGCCGATACGGATTAACATTCTGCGAATTTCAGGCTGAAACGCGACCGCAGCCAAAATCAAAACGAGAATCAAAAAACTGCTGTAAAGATACTGAAGCCGTTCGAAACCGAAAGTGTTGACTAATAATTTGAGCAGCATTGAGCCGGCAAGCAGCAAAATGATAACGCCTCTGAACAGACGTTCGCCGCGAGTACCTTCGAGGAAATTTACGGCCCAGTACACGACTAAGCCGATGAGAAGCAATTCAATAATGACAACAAATGGATTGTACGTCGCGACACGTTGAAGATACTCTATAATCGCATCAATCCACATTTGCATTAATCCTTTAAAGCCTGTTGTGTTTAACTACAGTACTGATTTAATAAATTATCTCAATATTCTCCGCGGCGCCAGTCCCCGCAGTGGGGTTAAAGCGAAGCCGGCAGAGAAGTTACAAACTTCACAACGCGATAGCAATAATACCATTTGGTATTTATCTTACAGTGAACTCTGTAAGTCTGCTTGTTCTGTCGGTCATCATCCAGGCGTCAATATCGTCAATCATCATTGAGCCGTTCAGACGAAGCTGCCTTGTATGGTCGTCGGTTCTTTCATGCTCTGTTTCGCCAAGACCATGACCGCCGAGTATCGAACTTTCCGCCCGCTGCGTGCCGACTGTCGCCTTGCCGACATGTTCAGAGCAGCCGGAAACCGACACCGCAAACGCAACGAGAACCACCGCAAGCAATACACTGATTAAAATTCTAACTTTCATACTTACCTCACAAAGTTTATACTAATAATTCCAGTTCTTAACAACAACTATTTATACGAATCTAAATGGTTGTTACACCAATATATTAGCAAATTTCCGGGGAAATGTCAATTTAGGTAATTTTTTTATTTTTTGGTATCTTGTTTATCTTCACATTCGCCAAAATGTGTTCGTTCCGTGAATTTACAGGCCGATTTTTTCGGACGCAGTAGATTAATTCCGTGTTCTCACTTGAAATTTTTTTGGATTTTGATAGGCTCTTTTACCATTATGGAATATCCGGAAAAACTTACTGTTTTATCGCACAAAATCACGATTGTGCCTCGATACTGCGAGACCGACCAGGCAGGCGTGATTCACCACTGCGTTTATCCGATTTATTTCGAGATGGGACGTACCGAATTGCTCCGA from Planctomycetaceae bacterium includes the following:
- the cdaA gene encoding diadenylate cyclase CdaA — protein: MWIDAIIEYLQRVATYNPFVVIIELLLIGLVVYWAVNFLEGTRGERLFRGVIILLLAGSMLLKLLVNTFGFERLQYLYSSFLILVLILAAVAFQPEIRRMLIRIGETGGKFGTSGQRQLSQTVEEIITAVNELSEKKIGAIIIIERQVALGEFIETGVRIDAQVKSALLESIFYPGGALHDLAVIIHGDRIAAARVQLPLAEIGTVKGVLGSRHRAAIGITTGSDAFAIVVSEETGIVSIAEEGNLDRHITEEELRKRLTNIIVDAAGIAARLKKHKEENKKEKC